The sequence below is a genomic window from Sander lucioperca isolate FBNREF2018 chromosome 6, SLUC_FBN_1.2, whole genome shotgun sequence.
GGATTGTTTTACTCGTTTGCAATGTTCcgtaaaatgtattttcattaatTTTATGCAGATTGTTTCAACTATGAATGGGTTTGTTGATGTGTGtattgtatgcatgtgtgttttcccTCTTACCAGTGTGTGAGGTGGAGGTTCCGTTGGAGCCAGAACCAGATCCCAGAGAGCCTCCAGACTCCCCTGATCCAGACCCTGAGGCATTGGAGCCAGTCCCTGACCTGGCAtcctcctgcagcagcaggtcaATCAGTTCACTGGATGTAGACTGGGCATCGTGGTTCCCAGACTCTCTGGGGTTATCACCCTGATCAAGGCAAAGGTTTACAGTCAGAATGTAGCTAACCACATATGCTGCAAATACAATTGGGAGAGCTATGTACTGTATAGCAACAGACACTGGGTATGCATGGCAGACTGACCTGGTTGGCATGTTGTTCATGGAGGCTCTCGGCGTGGTTGTGCCCGATGCTGCTCTGCCCTTCACTCGGCTTTGGCAACTCCTCCTGCAGCAAGTTCAGCTGCAGTGGAGAACTTGAGCGAGAGCTGGAAAAAAGAGCCTGAGGCCCAgctgcctcctcctcttccccgaCAGAGGAGCTGGCTCTGGGTGAGCAAAGCAGAGGGCCCAGGCTGGTCTGAGTGTGGGGGACAGGCTGGACTTGGAACTGGGGCTGGGGGAAGGGGACACTGCCAGAAGCAAAGCCTGACATGGTGATGGGTGCCTGGGGCAGCATGGAAGGAGTGGACAGAGGGTAAATTGATGGTGGGTAAATGGACGGGTAACCGGGAGTTGGGTAGCTGGGCAGGATGACAGCCATGACAGGAGTCATGTAAGGATGGATGCCCTGAGCTGGAGCCATCGGCTGAAGGTTGTGAAAGTTCTGGATATTCTGCAGATTCTGAAAGGGCTCCATCTGAATTGGTTGCATGCCTGGCAGACTCTGAGGAGACTGCATGATGTTGAAGTTGTAGCTGAGCTGGGGTTGGTCAGAAGGCTGCAGCACCACGGGGGTTGCTAAAGGCAGCTGTTGTGGTATAGGCGGTTGCGCCGGGCCAGGCTGGGTTGCCATCATGGGGAAGAATGGCGCCTGTAGTGGGGATGTTTGGCTGTAGGGCGCCCTGTAACCACCTGGCTGAAGGCTTGCAACCATCTGGGGCTGGGAGGACTCTGAGGAGGGCCAGGAGGAGTCTGGGACACGGCAAGGAGGGCCAACTGGGGAAGTGTAGCTGTCTGAGGAACCCTGGGGTTTAGGGCGCTTGTGTCTGGGCTTTCCCCTCCTAGAGCGGTTTAACCCACCAGCGCTCACTGGATGTAGGTAGTCGCCTGTGGTGAGATGGACACAGGCTGCAGAATAAGTTTGACTGAAGGTGCCGAAGTCTCCCTTTTAaaattatattcagtagtcacTAAATCCATGCATGCTGTTAGTCACATTTATAAGGAAATACATACCTGGGTGATGGGAGTGAGCCATAGAGCTGTTGTCCAGCTGCAGATAGGAGCTGTAGGGGCTCTGGAGGATTCGATGGCGGAATCGATCCACAAACTCTTGCTCCTCCTTCTGGGTGTGAGCTGACAGCACCTCCTTGGTGAGACCTATGAACCTTCGTTCCTCTGTGGCCGGGCTCGGGGCGGGACAGAGAGGGGTCAAAGCAGCATCAGTAGGCTCACTGCCCATCGGAGCGTCCTCCAAAGCTGTGGCCTCTATGGGAGAACATTTAGGAAAAAACATGTTCAGTAGATACTTTACAGGCCTTACCtcccttaaaaaaacaaaaaacacaagagaGCCATACAAGGCATTTCTAAATAAAGACTGAACTCCCATATGCAGTGTATTTAAATGTAAGAGCCACAAAACAGCTGGAAAAGAGCATCTGAGTGAACCCCCTGATCTGACACACAGATGTAAGGGTATGTTTATGTACCTGATTCAGGCTGTGGCACATGGACAATGGTGCTGCTGTATGAACACTGGCTGGTGACAGAGACTACACTCATGGCCTTTGTGGACATCGTGATGTCTGTCAGAGGCGCTCCAACAACTGCTGCTGCCGTTGGGGCCACGGACGCCGCGCTGTCCAACACCACTGCAATGTGAGGAGAAACAAGTAGAACAGTGAATGTTGATTTGGCAAAGAATATTACAAAATAATACTCAAATGATAACAATGATGTGGTGTATGTAGTGTTTTTATACCATCTGAGCTGGCCTGTGCTGTGTCAGTGGCTCCAGCAGGCTTGTTGTCTTCAGAGGTagaagatgaggaagaggaggtggcCAGGGAATAAGAGTCACTCTTCCGCTTAAGGGCTGGGCCTGTACAGCTCTCCAAATATCTGGAACACAAAATTAATTTTGTACACAATTAATGTAGTTAATTAGTTAGTGTGACAGGAATAAGGTGCTTTTGTACGTTATACACTGAAACGATCCAAGAGTTGCATGATGATGCAACGACCACACACCTGATGATGTTGTCCACACAGTTGATCTGCTGATAGGAGGGAATGTGCGTTTGCTTCCTGCCTTCTTCATGATCTCTGACCTCAGGGTTGGAGACTGCAGGGGGCAGACGTGCTGAAGGAATAAAGGGTAATTTAAGCCAATATTAAAATATGTGCACATTttaattcagtatatatatatatatatatatatatattcttttctTTGTATCTGGGAATGCATTACCTGTGGCTGGTTTGTAAAAAGCATTTTTGTGGTTGGAACCTAGATATGGCTGCTGGCCCCAACTCTTGACTCTATTAACATCAGCACAGATCTGCTGCAAAGTCATCTGCAATAACACACATACGATGTATCAGCATGATTAACCTTTGCAGCAGCTTTACCACTGGCTTGTGATGTCACGTTGACGTCTCACCGGTTCCCGGTGTGAGTCCTCCCACAGGTTACCATTGCTGTCACTTGAAGAAGCCATGCTGATGTAGTGCTCATGGGAGCCGTTACTCCCCAAACTGCCGTAACCACTGGAACCATTGTTATGGACCGGCTGTGGAGAAGAGACACAAAGAAGTGAAGGTACTGGAGAAACTCTGATAGAGATAAAGTAAGAGctctctcggtgtgtgtgtgtgtgtgtgtgtgtgttagtaaggGTGTACTCTATGGACATGTGTGTGGTCTAGGGCTGCAATTTGCTTTCACTATCAATTAATATATCAATTATACAGTTAGGCCATAAAAAATGGCTGTcaaattcattattattttttatcaaatGATAAATTATGATAAATATTTGAATGAACTGCACTGAAATAATGACCTGCAGGAAAAGCTTATAGATCTTTGCTTGCAGTTCTTTTATTTCCTCATGGGTGACTGGGGCATCCATTGTAGTCGGAGCAGCAAACACATCCTCATTCAGTGGACTCCTGGTGACAAATGATGACAGCACAGTGATGTCATTTCATTTAATAAGTCTTTTGCAACAACAGTGCTGCTACAGCACCTTCTCATAAAACAGGTGGATtacaagacagaaaaaaataccaaaCCCTCCGTCTGAGCACATAGACAGCATTGAGACTTTATTAGTGAATATAGCACTTTAAATTGTTTCATTTTGTGCTGTTGCCACTCACGTCCTGACTTTATGCCGTCCAATGATGAAGGCCACCTTGCGGCTCCAAGGGTTGATGAAGCTGGACCAGCTGGTGTCCAATGTAATGTGGTCTCCATTCTGACAGCGCAGGCGCACCGGAGAGTGCTCGAACGGAGACTGGCCCGCATACTTCAACACTACACATGGCATGAAGagtttgagttaaaaaaacaacaacaagagaGGGGTGAAGCTGTAGTAGACTATATCACTGATCCACTGTGTGGAACCTTGGGTGGATCTCTAGAAGGCGAGGACCTCTCCAGTCGCCTCTCTGTCGGTTCCGCAAAAATTTTATTTAAACCtatattgtgtaattttttgagttgattcttagcaaaaacccctatgatctttcacaaatatgttctcattcatgtgtaattacttccaccaactatattgtgatatttgattttctccatatcgcccagccctagctcTAGCTATGAGATCCCAACCACCAGGGTAAGAGCCTCTTCTCCCTGTTGAGGGAAGGAGGTACTGGATACACCAGAAGCTCAGGAGGAGCTTCTACCCTCAGGCCACTAGGATCCTAAACGAGGACCCTGCTTA
It includes:
- the per3 gene encoding period circadian protein homolog 3 isoform X5, with protein sequence MTSLPRPITALVVSQDPPQLQPRANSEYYKLLMRNGQDERRDATVCTLEELERVTSEHTLKNTDSFVVVFSLSSGCVLYASEQAPSILCCKRKFLKSAKFVELLFHQDVNVFYSHTAQPHLPPWSNSHTAGVLFDCAQVKSFFCRIRGGKDHEGEMRYNPFRVTPYLLTVQGTGSSGEGEEPCCLALAERIISGYEAPRIPMDKRIFTTTHSAGCVFLEVDDRAVPLLGYLPQDLIGTSLLTCIHPDDRPLMLSVHRKVLKYAGQSPFEHSPVRLRCQNGDHITLDTSWSSFINPWSRKVAFIIGRHKVRTSPLNEDVFAAPTTMDAPVTHEEIKELQAKIYKLFLQPVHNNGSSGYGSLGSNGSHEHYISMASSSDSNGNLWEDSHREPMTLQQICADVNRVKSWGQQPYLGSNHKNAFYKPATARLPPAVSNPEVRDHEEGRKQTHIPSYQQINCVDNIIRYLESCTGPALKRKSDSYSLATSSSSSSTSEDNKPAGATDTAQASSDVVLDSAASVAPTAAAVVGAPLTDITMSTKAMSVVSVTSQCSYSSTIVHVPQPESEATALEDAPMGSEPTDAALTPLCPAPSPATEERRFIGLTKEVLSAHTQKEEQEFVDRFRHRILQSPYSSYLQLDNSSMAHSHHPACVHLTTGDYLHPVSAGGLNRSRRGKPRHKRPKPQGSSDSYTSPVGPPCRVPDSSWPSSESSQPQMVASLQPGGYRAPYSQTSPLQAPFFPMMATQPGPAQPPIPQQLPLATPVVLQPSDQPQLSYNFNIMQSPQSLPGMQPIQMEPFQNLQNIQNFHNLQPMAPAQGIHPYMTPVMAVILPSYPTPGYPSIYPPSIYPLSTPSMLPQAPITMSGFASGSVPFPQPQFQVQPVPHTQTSLGPLLCSPRASSSVGEEEEAAGPQALFSSSRSSSPLQLNLLQEELPKPSEGQSSIGHNHAESLHEQHANQGDNPRESGNHDAQSTSSELIDLLLQEDARSGTGSNASGSGSGESGGSLGSGSGSNGTSTSHTGSSNSSKYFASNDSSDTSRKARKSQEAPAEHQHSFDTPVENPLWSRIQHTPERVMMTYQIHTRDQNEVLAEDREKLRVLQSLQPWFSQEQREELFEVHPWIQQHTIPRGIDTQGCVSCNSGPEVTHSPHPTAPDSSSPLEIPPQDSIGPAVDT
- the per3 gene encoding period circadian protein homolog 3 isoform X2; translated protein: MCDQSEEMPGDGEEPALPSATGGGGEEARMSSGQQDGGGQSERPKGGESGVSGGEVGQEDDEMTSGSHDLSSSANHSPGSVTGSTSASTKSENTDGSRGQAHREVMVTVAEMKKRIPSDKRSRSKASTVEALHYALNCVKQVQANSEYYKLLMRNGQDERRDATVCTLEELERVTSEHTLKNTDSFVVVFSLSSGCVLYASEQAPSILCCKRKFLKSAKFVELLFHQDVNVFYSHTAQPHLPPWSNSHTAGVLFDCAQVKSFFCRIRGGKDHEGEMRYNPFRVTPYLLTVQGTGSSGEGEEPCCLALAERIISGYEAPRIPMDKRIFTTTHSAGCVFLEVDDRAVPLLGYLPQDLIGTSLLTCIHPDDRPLMLSVHRKVLKYAGQSPFEHSPVRLRCQNGDHITLDTSWSSFINPWSRKVAFIIGRHKVRTSPLNEDVFAAPTTMDAPVTHEEIKELQAKIYKLFLQPVHNNGSSGYGSLGSNGSHEHYISMASSSDSNGNLWEDSHREPMTLQQICADVNRVKSWGQQPYLGSNHKNAFYKPATARLPPAVSNPEVRDHEEGRKQTHIPSYQQINCVDNIIRYLESCTGPALKRKSDSYSLATSSSSSSTSEDNKPAGATDTAQASSDVVLDSAASVAPTAAAVVGAPLTDITMSTKAMSVVSVTSQCSYSSTIVHVPQPESEATALEDAPMGSEPTDAALTPLCPAPSPATEERRFIGLTKEVLSAHTQKEEQEFVDRFRHRILQSPYSSYLQLDNSSMAHSHHPACVHLTTGDYLHPVSAGGLNRSRRGKPRHKRPKPQGSSDSYTSPVGPPCRVPDSSWPSSESSQPQMVASLQPGGYRAPYSQTSPLQAPFFPMMATQPGPAQPPIPQQLPLATPVVLQPSDQPQLSYNFNIMQSPQSLPGMQPIQMEPFQNLQNIQNFHNLQPMAPAQGIHPYMTPVMAVILPSYPTPGYPSIYPPSIYPLSTPSMLPQAPITMSGFASGSVPFPQPQFQVQPVPHTQTSLGPLLCSPRASSSVGEEEEAAGPQALFSSSRSSSPLQLNLLQEELPKPSEGQSSIGHNHAESLHEQHANQGDNPRESGNHDAQSTSSELIDLLLQEDARSGTGSNASGSGSGESGGSLGSGSGSNGTSTSHTGSSNSSKYFASNDSSDTSRKARKSQEAPAEHQHSFDTPVENPLWSRIQHTPERVMMTYQIHTRDQNEVLAEDREKLRVLQSLQPWFSQEQREELFEVHPWIQQHTIPRGIDTQGCVSCNSGPEVTHSPHPTAPDSSSPLEIPPQDSIGPAVDT
- the per3 gene encoding period circadian protein homolog 3 isoform X3, encoding MCDQSEEMPGDGEEPALPSATGGGGEEARMSSGQQDGGGQSERPKGGESGVSGGEVGQEDDEMTSGSHDLSSSANHSPGSVTGSTSASTKSSENTDGSRGQAHREVMVTVAEMKKRIPSDKRSRSKASTVEALHYALNCVKQVQANSEYYKLLMRNGQDERRDATVCTLEELERVTSEHTLKNTDSFVVVFSLSSGCVLYASEQAPSILCCKRKFLKSAKFVELLFHQDVNVFYSHTAQPHLPPWSNSHTAGVLFDCAQVKSFFCRIRGGKDHEGEMRYNPFRVTPYLLTVQGTGSSGEGEEPCCLALAERIISGYEAPRIPMDKRIFTTTHSAGCVFLEVDDRAVPLLGYLPQDLIGTSLLTCIHPDDRPLMLSVHRKVLKYAGQSPFEHSPVRLRCQNGDHITLDTSWSSFINPWSRKVAFIIGRHKVRTSPLNEDVFAAPTTMDAPVTHEEIKELQAKIYKLFLQPVHNNGSSGYGSLGSNGSHEHYISMASSSDSNGNLWEDSHREPMTLQQICADVNRVKSWGQQPYLGSNHKNAFYKPATARLPPAVSNPEVRDHEEGRKQTHIPSYQQINCVDNIIRYLESCTGPALKRKSDSYSLATSSSSSSTSEDNKPAGATDTAQASSDVVLDSAASVAPTAAAVVGAPLTDITMSTKAMSVVSVTSQCSYSSTIVHVPQPESEATALEDAPMGSEPTDAALTPLCPAPSPATEERRFIGLTKEVLSAHTQKEEQEFVDRFRHRILQSPYSSYLQLDNSSMAHSHHPGDYLHPVSAGGLNRSRRGKPRHKRPKPQGSSDSYTSPVGPPCRVPDSSWPSSESSQPQMVASLQPGGYRAPYSQTSPLQAPFFPMMATQPGPAQPPIPQQLPLATPVVLQPSDQPQLSYNFNIMQSPQSLPGMQPIQMEPFQNLQNIQNFHNLQPMAPAQGIHPYMTPVMAVILPSYPTPGYPSIYPPSIYPLSTPSMLPQAPITMSGFASGSVPFPQPQFQVQPVPHTQTSLGPLLCSPRASSSVGEEEEAAGPQALFSSSRSSSPLQLNLLQEELPKPSEGQSSIGHNHAESLHEQHANQGDNPRESGNHDAQSTSSELIDLLLQEDARSGTGSNASGSGSGESGGSLGSGSGSNGTSTSHTGSSNSSKYFASNDSSDTSRKARKSQEAPAEHQHSFDTPVENPLWSRIQHTPERVMMTYQIHTRDQNEVLAEDREKLRVLQSLQPWFSQEQREELFEVHPWIQQHTIPRGIDTQGCVSCNSGPEVTHSPHPTAPDSSSPLEIPPQDSIGPAVDT
- the per3 gene encoding period circadian protein homolog 3 isoform X4 is translated as MCDQSEEMPGDGEEPALPSATGGGGEEARMSSGQQDGGGQSERPKGGESGVSGGEVGQEDDEMTSGSHDLSSSANHSPGSVTGSTSASTKSSENTDGSRGQAHREVMVTVAEMKKRIPSDKRSRSKASTVEALHYALNCVKQVQANSEYYKLLMRNGQDERRDATVCTLEELERVTSEHTLKNTDSFVVVFSLSSGCVLYASEQAPSILCCKRKFLKSAKFVELLFHQDVNVFYSHTAQPHLPPWSNSHTAGVLFDCAQVKSFFCRIRGGKDHEGEMRYNPFRVTPYLLTVQGTGSSGEGEEPCCLALAERIISGYEAPRIPMDKRIFTTTHSAGCVFLEVDDRAVPLLGYLPQDLIGTSLLTCIHPDDRPLMLSVHRKVLKYAGQSPFEHSPVRLRCQNGDHITLDTSWSSFINPWSRKVAFIIGRHKVRTSPLNEDVFAAPTTMDAPVTHEEIKELQAKIYKLFLQPVHNNGSSGYGSLGSNGSHEHYISMASSSDSNGNLWEDSHREPMTLQQICADVNRVKSWGQQPYLGSNHKNAFYKPATARLPPAVSNPEVRDHEEGRKQTHIPSYQQINCVDNIIRYLESCTGPALKRKSDSYSLATSSSSSSTSEDNKPAGATDTAQASSDVVLDSAASVAPTAAAVVGAPLTDITMSTKAMSVVSVTSQCSYSSTIVHVPQPESEATALEDAPMGSEPTDAALTPLCPAPSPATEERRFIGLTKEVLSAHTQKEEQEFVDRFRHRILQSPYSSYLQLDNSSMAHSHHPACVHLTTGDYLHPVSAGGLNRSRRGKPRHKRPKPQGSSDSYTSPVGPPCRVPDSSWPSSESSQPQMVASLQPGGYRAPYSQTSPLQAPFFPMMATQPGPAQPPIPQQLPLATPVVLQPSDQPQLSYNFNIMQSPQSLPGMQPIQMEPFQNLQNIQNFHNLQPMAPAQGIHPYMTPVMAVILPSYPTPGYPSIYPPSIYPLSTPSMLPQAPITMSGFASGSVPFPQPQFQVQPVPHTQTSLGPLLCSPRASSSVGEEEEAAGPQALFSSSRSSSPLQLNLLQEELPKPSEGQSSIGHNHAESLHEQHANQGDNPRESGNHDAQSTSSELIDLLLQEDARSGTGSNASGSGSGESGGSLGSGSGSNGTSTSHTGTRMRCWQRTGRSSGCCSPSNPGSARSRERSCLRSIPGSNSTLFHGG
- the per3 gene encoding period circadian protein homolog 3 isoform X1; amino-acid sequence: MCDQSEEMPGDGEEPALPSATGGGGEEARMSSGQQDGGGQSERPKGGESGVSGGEVGQEDDEMTSGSHDLSSSANHSPGSVTGSTSASTKSSENTDGSRGQAHREVMVTVAEMKKRIPSDKRSRSKASTVEALHYALNCVKQVQANSEYYKLLMRNGQDERRDATVCTLEELERVTSEHTLKNTDSFVVVFSLSSGCVLYASEQAPSILCCKRKFLKSAKFVELLFHQDVNVFYSHTAQPHLPPWSNSHTAGVLFDCAQVKSFFCRIRGGKDHEGEMRYNPFRVTPYLLTVQGTGSSGEGEEPCCLALAERIISGYEAPRIPMDKRIFTTTHSAGCVFLEVDDRAVPLLGYLPQDLIGTSLLTCIHPDDRPLMLSVHRKVLKYAGQSPFEHSPVRLRCQNGDHITLDTSWSSFINPWSRKVAFIIGRHKVRTSPLNEDVFAAPTTMDAPVTHEEIKELQAKIYKLFLQPVHNNGSSGYGSLGSNGSHEHYISMASSSDSNGNLWEDSHREPMTLQQICADVNRVKSWGQQPYLGSNHKNAFYKPATARLPPAVSNPEVRDHEEGRKQTHIPSYQQINCVDNIIRYLESCTGPALKRKSDSYSLATSSSSSSTSEDNKPAGATDTAQASSDVVLDSAASVAPTAAAVVGAPLTDITMSTKAMSVVSVTSQCSYSSTIVHVPQPESEATALEDAPMGSEPTDAALTPLCPAPSPATEERRFIGLTKEVLSAHTQKEEQEFVDRFRHRILQSPYSSYLQLDNSSMAHSHHPACVHLTTGDYLHPVSAGGLNRSRRGKPRHKRPKPQGSSDSYTSPVGPPCRVPDSSWPSSESSQPQMVASLQPGGYRAPYSQTSPLQAPFFPMMATQPGPAQPPIPQQLPLATPVVLQPSDQPQLSYNFNIMQSPQSLPGMQPIQMEPFQNLQNIQNFHNLQPMAPAQGIHPYMTPVMAVILPSYPTPGYPSIYPPSIYPLSTPSMLPQAPITMSGFASGSVPFPQPQFQVQPVPHTQTSLGPLLCSPRASSSVGEEEEAAGPQALFSSSRSSSPLQLNLLQEELPKPSEGQSSIGHNHAESLHEQHANQGDNPRESGNHDAQSTSSELIDLLLQEDARSGTGSNASGSGSGESGGSLGSGSGSNGTSTSHTGSSNSSKYFASNDSSDTSRKARKSQEAPAEHQHSFDTPVENPLWSRIQHTPERVMMTYQIHTRDQNEVLAEDREKLRVLQSLQPWFSQEQREELFEVHPWIQQHTIPRGIDTQGCVSCNSGPEVTHSPHPTAPDSSSPLEIPPQDSIGPAVDT